The Podospora pseudocomata strain CBS 415.72m chromosome 3, whole genome shotgun sequence genome window below encodes:
- the asa1 gene encoding Astra associated protein 1 Asa1 (COG:S; EggNog:ENOG503NYG7) has product MASNARPAQPKTILRGHKTPVQVAAFVRNNERLLTGDSDGFVVAWDLTIMRPRAVWQAHTASILGIEGWGHDRIITHGRDNRLVVWKLTAEHENVLSTSLPLDPSSQPRPKPWMLHVLQISTMNFCSFSYCPAYPDNSPAAAAADEILLAVPNTLSSESIDIFHLPSLARKHTVGLPTSSSPDQKNGMAMSLSLFHHPTSHHLTLVAGYERGLAAVYQLDPNTSKWVVTYQSNPHTQPILSLDVSPDESFFLSSGADATIAKHPIPSCPPSSGIIQDPILTINTRHAGQQSLRIRSDNLIFATAGWDSMVRVYSVKTMKELAVLKWHQQGCYAVAFAAANTSPATSPPQEETPRPDDKKPEGSHSKEVTTQVPKMLVEQTPKQKRLHQARTARWLAAGSKDGRVSLWDVY; this is encoded by the exons ATGGCAAGCAATGCGCGGCCCGCCCAGCCCAAGACGATTCTGCGAGGCCACAAGACACCGGTGCAGGTGGCTGCCTTCGTTCGAAACAATGAGCGCCTCTTGACCGGTGATTCCGACGGCTTTGTTGTGGCATGGGACCTGACCATCATGCGTCCGAGGGCCGTTTGGCAAGCTCATACGGCCTCCATACTAGGCATCGAAGGCTGGGGACACGATCGCATCATAAC ACACGGAAGAGACAACAGACTGGTGGTCTGGAAGTTGACCGCCGAACACGAAAATGTCCTCAGTACAAGCCTTCCCCTAGACCCATCCTCACAGCCCCGTCCAAAGCCATGGATGCTCCACGTGCTTCAGATCAGCACCATGAACTTTTGTTCATTCTCGTATTGTCCCGCATACCCAGACAACAGTCcggccgcagcagcagcagatgaAATTCTCCTCGCGGTacccaacaccctctcctcggAATCT ATCGACATCtttcacctcccctccctcgctcGAAAGCACACGGTTGGCTTGCccacctcctcgtcacccGACCAGAAGAATGGCATGGCCAtgtccctctccctcttccaccaccccacaaGCCATCACCTAACCCTGGTCGCCGGGTACGAACGCGGTCTCGCGGCAGTCTACCAACTCGACCCTAACACATCAAAATGGGTAGTAACCTACCAATCCAACCCTCACACCCAGCCAATCCTGTCTCTTGACGTCTCCCCAGATGAGTCATTCTTCCTCTCGTCAGGAGCAGACGCTACCATAGCCAAACACCCCATCCCgtcttgtcctccttccTCGGGGATAATCCAAGACCCCATCTTGACGATCAACACCCGCCACGCCGGACAACAGTCCCTCCGCATCCGCTCCGACAATCTCATCTTTGCCACCGCAGGCTGGGACTCGATGGTGAGGGTCTACAGCGTCAAGACGATGAAGGAGCTCGCGGTGCTAAAGTGGCACCAGCAGGGGTGTTACGCCgttgcttttgctgctgccaacacCTCTCCAGCtacttctcctcctcaagaagaaaCCCCCAGACCAGACGACAAGAAGCCTGAGGGGAGTCACAGCAAGGAGGTTACCACGCAAGTCCCCAAGATGTTGGTCGAACAAACACCCAAACAAAAACGCCTCCACCAAGCCAGAACCGCCCGCTGGCTCGCGGCAGGGAGcaaggatgggagggtgagCTTGTGGGATGTGTACTAG
- a CDS encoding hypothetical protein (EggNog:ENOG503P4XI), giving the protein MATRGVSALKFVGTVSLGLLTGLSYTLTTLTIPSLLNLPSATTALRAFDSLTTTSTKQLRSLSGLSGTAFLLAYYLSPKPLRHPYLLYTSVLILGSQLVGTDLVAPYISLGPSSPATTAGSKKSFPQQKKKKPSASARARMEASYEVLGEEQEEESEEDEVLEVGEEANGEEVRAKVEGWLKKQVVQVSVLGLGFFMSVVGIWGDGVVNVYGRV; this is encoded by the exons ATGGCAACGAGGGGCGTCTCGGCGCTCAAGTTTGTTGGAACTGTgtcgttggggttgttgacg GGCCTCTCCTACACCCTaacaaccctcaccatcccctccctcctcaacctcccctccgccaccacagcCCTCCGCGCCTTTgactccctcaccacaacctcgaCCAAACAACTCCGATCCCTCTCCGGCCTCTCCGGaaccgccttcctcctcgcatATTATctctcccccaaacccctccgccacccctACCTCCTCTACACCTCggtcctcatcctcggctccCAGCTCGTCGGGACGGATTTGGTCGCTCCTTACATCTCCCTCGGACCTTCTtcccccgccaccactgCCGGCAGCAAGAAGTCCTTCCCccagcaaaagaagaagaagccctctgcctctgcccgCGCGAGAATGGAAGCCAGCTACGAGGTCCTTGGTgaagagcaagaggaagagagcgaggaggatgaggtgttggaggttggggaggaggcaaacggggaggaggtgagggccaaggtggaggggtggctCAAGAAGCAGGTTGTCCAGGTGTCTGTCTTGGGACTGGGGTTCTTCATGTCGGTTgtggggatttggggggatggggtggtgaatGTTTATGGGAGGGTTTAA
- a CDS encoding hypothetical protein (COG:S; EggNog:ENOG503P7GG), protein MPLVVPGVTADNMPEDKTQEWMNKLVGKTLSENEPSSETCFCKKDLPESTRVIEPGSMVTKDFNPNRLNVHVQEDGTVSHVSHG, encoded by the exons atgcCTCTCGTCGTCCCAGGAGTAACAGCCGACAACATGCCCGAGGACAAGACCCAGGAGTGGATGAACAAGCTTGTCGGCAAGACGCTATCAGAGAACGAGCCAAGCTCAGAGACT TGCTTCTGCAAGAAGGACCTCCCTGAATCCACCAGAGTTATCGAGCCAGGCTCGATGGTTACCAAGgacttcaaccccaacagGCTGAATGTACACGTCCAGGAAGACGGGACTGTTTCGCACGTTTCTCACGGTTAA
- a CDS encoding hypothetical protein (COG:S; EggNog:ENOG503NZGS): MIPSNNSFPPVRACLFDMDGLLLDTEDLYTLCINLILEKYGRPKLPWSIKAKLQGRPGPQANKLLHDWAQLPITPEEYHKQYYELQAQHFPGTQPLPGIPTLLSDLARTRYWDMEKNKESRAGETAPTPHRVHIALATSSHKSNFILKTSHLTELFSVFETHRRVLGDDERIAPGRGKPLPDIYLLALKTINDSLPEGEKPITPEECLVFEDSVPGVEAGRRAGMRVIWAPHPMLKKEYEGREKEVLAGRTYEAGEVDTHQLGEVDDGWAEYRGTLVDFPYERFGIVVPPVEVEGEGWMLETGRLADGEVVEVVGRA; encoded by the exons ATGAttccctccaacaacagcttcCCCCCCGTCCGGGCCTGTCTCTTTGACATGGATGGTCTGCTGCTTGACACCGAGGACCTCTACACACTCTGCATCAACCTGATCCTCGAAAAGTACGGGCGTCCCAAGCTGCCCTGGAGCATCAAGGCCAAGCTGCAAGGCCGCCCCGGTCCCCAGGCCAACAAGCTGCTTCACGACTGGGCCCAGCTGCCGATCACCCCCGAGGA GTACCACAAACAGTACTATGAGCTCCAAGCCCAGCACTTCCCCGGCACCCAGCCCCTCCCCGGCATCCCTACACTTCTCAGCGACCTCGCTCGCACCCGCTACTGGGACATGGAGAAGAACAAGGAGTCCAGGGCTGGCGAGACGgcgcccaccccccaccgCGTCCACATCGCCCTCGCCACGTCGTCCCACAAGTCAAACTTTATCTTGAAGACGTCGCACCTGACGGAGCTGTTCAGCGTCTTTGAAACCCACCGTCGCGTCCTGGGCGACGACGAGCGGATTGCCCCCGGCCGGGGCAAGCCGCTTCCTGATATTTATTTGCTTGCCCTCAAGACGATCAATGACTCGCTTCCCGAGGGGGAGAAGCCGATTACCCCCGAGGAGTGTCTTGTCTTTGAGGACAGCGTTCCGGGGGTTGAGGCTGGTCGCCGGGCGGGGATGCGGGTTATCTGGGCGCCTCACCCgatgctgaagaaggagtaTGAGGggcgggagaaggaggttcTGGCTGGACGGACGTACGAGGCGGGCGAGGTGGACACGCACCagcttggggaggttgatgatgggtgggcTGAGTATAGGGGTACGCTGGTTGATTTTCCGTATGAGAGGTTTGGGATTGTGGTGCCGCctgtggaggtggagggggaggggtggatgcttgagacggggaggttggcggatggggaggttgtggaggttgttggtagGGCTTAG
- a CDS encoding hypothetical protein (EggNog:ENOG503Q3A3; COG:S), translating to MAAQDEEPRIAGADDDMEQQRHEERFPPEEEASMVADSNAHKTEANSLFGSGKYDIAINKYDEALAVLPNYLDYELAVLRSNIAACHLKLEEWKEAVTNATAALDSLDKLEGNGSSKKQDPTPPAAEDEVEGEIVSSGAKAAGPALGDDAQRKRPDDISRIRAKALMRRARARSELGGWSNLEGAIEDYKRLSTLPAYDTLMSATDKKIVSTQLRALPARAKAAQEKETAEMWAKLKDLGNGILKPFGLSTDSFKMVKDEKTGAYSMNFAGGSGGK from the exons ATGGCTGCCCAAGATGAGGAGCCCCGGATCGCGGGAGCCGATGACGACatggagcagcagcggcatgAAGAAAGGTTCCCCCCTGAAGAGGAAGCT TCCATGGTAGCGGACTCCAACGCGCACAAAACCGAGGCCAACTCTCTCTTTGGATCGGGCAAGTACGACATTGCCATCAACAAGTACGATGAGGCTCTTGCCGTCCTTCCCAACTATCTGGACTATGAGCTGGCCGTCTTACGATCCAACATTGCTGCCTGCCACCTGAAGCTCGAAGAATGGAAGGAGGCCGTCACAAACGCAACAGCCGCCCTGGACTCTCTTGACAAGCTCGAGGGCAACGGCTCGTCGAAGAAGCAGGACCCCACCCCACCCGCGGCAGAAGacgaggtggagggtgagaTTGTCAGCTCTGGTGCCAAAGCAGCCGGTCCAGCACTGGGTGATGACGCCCAGCGCAAGCGTCCGGATGACATCTCGAGAATCCGCGCCAAAGCTCTCATGCGTCGTGCTCGGGCCCGGAGTGAGCTGGGCGGGTGGTCCAACCTGGAAGGCGCAATCGAAGACTACAAGCGGCTGTCGACCTTGCCTGCCTACGACACGCTGATGAGCGCGACGGATAAGAAGATTGTCAGCACGCAACTCCGCGCCCTGCCGGCTCGTGCAAAGGCTgcgcaggagaaggagacggcTGAGATGTGGGCCAAGCTCAAGGACCTGGGCAATGGCATCTTGAAGCCGTTTGGCCTCAGCACTGACAGCTTCAAGATGGTCAAGGACGAGAAGACGGGCGCATACAGCATGAACTTTGCTGGGGGGTCGGGCGGCAAGTGA
- the TMA20 gene encoding translation machinery-associated protein 20 (EggNog:ENOG503P146; BUSCO:EOG09264RQY; COG:J): MPFKKDLTASPKQKLKSSIQRSLRTSLLQTYPLLNPFIEEIMPKKSSLEQMKLPDRVSLYVCDGNPLFFQHDSDVLLPHLKLVHRFPQCFPTVRIDRGAIRFVLSGATLMAPGLTSAGGRLPEPDAREGRETLGEGAPNEGADGEGRWSRELEKGEPVVVMAEGKEEAAAVGVLVMGTREIKEKGKGPVMEDAHFLGDGLWRLNVD; this comes from the exons ATGCCTTTCAAGAAAGA cctcaccgcctccccaaaacaaaaactcaAATCCTCCATCCAGCGCTCCCTCCGGACCTCGCTCTTGCAGAcctaccccctcctcaaccccttcatCGAAGAGATCATGCCCAAAAAGTCCTCCCTCGAGCAGATGAAGCTCCCCGACCGGGTATCCCTCTACGTCTGCGACGGAAATCCCCTGTTCTTCCAGCACGACAGcgacgtcctcctcccccacctcaagCTCGTGCACCGGTTCCCGCAGTGCTTCCCCACCGTGAGGATAGACCGCGGTGCTATCCGGTTTGTCTTGTCGGGCGCGACGCTCATGGCGCCGGGGTTGACTTCTGCGGGCGGGAGGCTGCCGGAGCCGGatgcgagggaggggagggagacgcttggggagggggcgccGAATGAGggggctgatggggaggggaggtggagtagagagctggagaagggggagccGGTTGTGGTTATGGctgaggggaaggaggaggcggcggcggtgggggtgcTGGTTATGGGGACGagggagatcaaggagaaggggaaggggccggtgatggaggatgcGCACTTTTTGGGGGAtgggttgtggaggttgaATGTTGACTAG